A section of the Cydia amplana chromosome 15, ilCydAmpl1.1, whole genome shotgun sequence genome encodes:
- the LOC134654753 gene encoding protein cereblon-like gives MEENAADSDSDHHESESEEMALVGVEDGEAGMVVMAVGDGGAMEDGGGMEPDGGGDNEEVQEFDISLPATHSYLGTDLEQLGGRRVLEAGWRGHVPGMAHHGTVFPGETVPMLLSPEPLRDVILQERMFCLLCPDESGTEVSGLGVLCEVLAGAAAAGVVARAAHRVRLRRPRARSGHAFRNMQMLEVEVLPELAPGDPLRLARLASLDPLRRPQDTRQQRVVRRMDAATSPWPAFVWQIFDYRRLRARLSDHFATLSLEDKMPLDAVSLSFWVASNLTLSARDRNALFAVDNALLRLSLALRFIDKSKALCCGTCGAELSRRTHMFAMSSDGVHANYTNYGGFMHDVVTVRTAHDTLLGPPSAEYSWFPGYTWRVAQCGACGTHVGWRFDAMKRKLRPAQFFALCRNVVMPRAERDRADADADDDADAV, from the exons ATGGAAGAGAATG CGGCAGACAGTGACAGTGACCACCATGAGTCTGAATCAGAGGAGATGGCCCTAGTGGGTGTAGAAGATGGTGAAGCCGGGATGGTAGTGATGGCTGTGGGGGATGGTGGTGCTATGGAGGATGGGGGGGGCATGGAGCCCGACGGGGGAGGTGATAACGAGGAAGTTCAGGAGTTTGACATCAGCCTGCCAGCAACACACTCG TATCTGGGTACAGACTTGGAGCAGCTGGGCGGGCGGCGCGTGCTCGAGGCGGGCTGGAGGGGCCACGTGCCTGGCATGGCACATCACGGAACCGTGTTCCCTGGTGAAACAGTTCCGATGCTGCTGTCGCCTGAGCCCCTCCGGGATGTGATTCTTCAGGAGCGGATGTTCTGTCTGCTCTGTCCAGA CGAGTCCGGCACGGAGGTGTCGGGGCTGGGCGTGCTGTGCGAGGTGCTGGCCGGGGCCGCGGCGGCGGGCGTGGTGGCGCGCGCCGCGCACCGCGTGCGGCTGCGGCGCCCGCGCGCCCGCAGCGGCCACGCCTTCAGGAA TATGCAGATGTTGGAAGTGGAGGTGCTCCCGGAGCTGGCGCCGGGCGACCCGCTGCGGCTCGCGCGGCTCGCCTCGCTCGACCCGCTGAGGCGGCCGCAGGATACCAG GCAGCAGCGAGTCGTGCGGCGCATGGACGCCGCCACGTCGCCGTGGCCGGCGTTCGTGTGGCAAATCTTCGACTACCGCCGGCTGCGCGCGCGCCTCAGCGACCACTTTGCCACGCTCAGCCTTG AGGACAAGATGCCGCTGGACGCCGTGTCGCTGTCGTTCTGGGTGGCGTCCAACCTGACGCTGTCGGCGCGCGATCGCAACGCGTTGTTCGCCGTCGACAACGCGCTACTCCGGTTAAGCCTCGCCCTACGCTTCATAGAcaag TCGAAGGCTTTGTGCTGCGGCACGTGCGGCGCGGAGCTGTCGCGCCGCACGCACATGTTCGCCATGTCCAGCGACGGCGTGCACGCCAACTATACTAATTATG GCGGCTTCATGCACGACGTGGTGACGGTCCGCACGGCGCACGACACGCTGCTGGGCCCGCCGAGCGCCGAGTACTCGTGGTTCCCCGGCTACACGTGGCGCGTGGCGCAGTGCGGCGCGTGCGGCACGCACGTGGGCTGGAG GTTCGACGCGATGAAGCGCAAGCTCCGGCCGGCGCAGTTCTTCGCGCTGTGTCGCAACGTGGTGATGCCGCGCGCCGAGCGGGACcgcgccgacgccgacgccgacgACGACGCCGACGCCGTTTAA
- the LOC134654692 gene encoding vacuolar protein sorting-associated protein 26C isoform X2, with product MSTSLTINLKRPSKIYHEGEVIAGVVVVESPGDTRHEGLTLVAEGAVNLQLSSKNIGLFSNTLKPINLLNTSVELAPPGKIPGGVTEIPFEIPLRARQATSPGYPGLLETYHGVFVNIMYTLKCGMKRSFLNKPLNASCQFFVQHRHQEPPVVKPVRCEISPASVRAGGGARAPMPAFTIYAEIDSTVCPLDKPLTGKIRVDECSVPIKSIELQLVRVETCGDSEGFSRDEFELNIAVIFEDDYLVTENFPILLLRSR from the exons ATGTCTACAAGCTTAACAATCAACTTAAAGAGACCCAGCAAAATATATCATGAGGGG GAAGTGATCGCCGGCGTGGTGGTGGTGGAGAGCCCGGGCGACACGCGACACGAGGGCCTCACGCTCGTGGCCGAGGGTGCGGTCAATCTGCAGTTGAGCTCCAAGAATATAGGCCTCTTTTCAAACACCTTGAAG CCAATCAACCTGTTAAATACATCAGTAGAGTTGGCTCCTCCAGGCAAGATCCCAGGCGGTGTTACAGAGATCCCATTCGAGATCCCGCTGCGGGCGCGGCAGGCCACGTCTCCGGGGTACCCGGGGCTGCTGGAGACCTACCATGGGGTGTTTGTCAATATTATGTACACACTCAAGTGCGGGATGAAGAGGTCTTTCCTGAATAAGCCGTTGAATGCCAGCTGCCAGTTTTTTGTGCAACATAGACAT CAAGAGCCCCCAGTAGTGAAGCCAGTGCGCTGTGAGATCAGCCCGGCCTCCGTccgcgccggcggcggcgcgcgcgccccCATGCCCGCCTTCACCATCTACGCTGAGATCGACTCCACGGTCTGCCCGCTAGACAAGCCCCTCACCGGCAAG ATTCGCGTGGACGAGTGCTCTGTGCCGATCAAGTCCATCGAGCTGCAGCTGGTACGAGTTGAGACCTGCGGAGATTCTGAAGGGTTTTCGAGGGATG AATTTGAATTGAACATCGCCGTGATTTTTGAAGATGATTATTTAGTGACAGAAAATTTTCCTATACTGCTTCTGCGAAGTAGATAG
- the LOC134654754 gene encoding uncharacterized protein LOC134654754 gives MYHPNQQFMNGYTYPQFFGIPTETVSCMQQNTARASSSSSDDASDPPAAKAKREKAVKKKASGDGDGKKKLDTSGFSIEERIVAAAWVHERYHTRTSMGQIKQQFELRFGRPAPAKNTLVVWERKLFASGSIHDAPRAGRPAKRKLEPSEVSESLATSPALSVRARAAELNVPRSTLRALMRHLPGPGEPKPAKPKAPRKRTKPTVPAQPLF, from the exons ATGTATCATCCTAATCAACAGTTCATGAATGGATACACTTATCCCCAATTTTTCGGTATTCCAACCGAAACTGTGTCATGTATGCAACAAAACACAGCAAGAGCTTCATCTTCAAGTTCTGACGATGCGTCGGATCCGCCAGCAGCGAAGGCAAAACGTGAAAAAGCGGTCAAAAAGAAGGCGAGTGGTGATGGAGACGGAAAGAAGAAACTGGATACGTCGGGGTTCTCGATAGAGGAGCGCATAGTGGCCGCGGCCTGGGTACACGAGCGCTACCACACGCGCACCTCCATGGGACAG ATAAAACAGCAGTTTGAACTGCGTTTCGGGCGGCCGGCACCAGCCAAGAACACGCTGGTAGTGTGGGAGCGCAAACTCTTCGCTTCCGGCTCCATCCACGACGCGCCGCGCGCGGGCCGACCCGCCAAGAG GAAGCTGGAGCCGAGCGAGGTGTCGGAGTCGCTGGCGACGTCGCCCGCGCTGTCcgtgcgcgcgcgcgccgccgagcTCAACGTGCCGCGCTCCACGCTGCGCGCGCTCATGCGCCATCTGCCCGGCCCCGGCGAGCCCAAGCCGG CGAAACCAAAGGCGCCACGAAAACGCACCAAACCCACAGTACCAGCGCAGCCGCTCTTCTAG
- the LOC134654692 gene encoding vacuolar protein sorting-associated protein 26C isoform X1 — protein MSTSLTINLKRPSKIYHEGEVIAGVVVVESPGDTRHEGLTLVAEGAVNLQLSSKNIGLFSNTLKPINLLNTSVELAPPGKIPGGVTEIPFEIPLRARQATSPGYPGLLETYHGVFVNIMYTLKCGMKRSFLNKPLNASCQFFVQHRHQEPPVVKPVRCEISPASVRAGGGARAPMPAFTIYAEIDSTVCPLDKPLTGKIRVDECSVPIKSIELQLVRVETCGDSEGFSRDATEIQNIQVGEGDVARSRDIPLYMVLPRLFTAPTTATVHFKIEFELNIAVIFEDDYLVTENFPILLLRSR, from the exons ATGTCTACAAGCTTAACAATCAACTTAAAGAGACCCAGCAAAATATATCATGAGGGG GAAGTGATCGCCGGCGTGGTGGTGGTGGAGAGCCCGGGCGACACGCGACACGAGGGCCTCACGCTCGTGGCCGAGGGTGCGGTCAATCTGCAGTTGAGCTCCAAGAATATAGGCCTCTTTTCAAACACCTTGAAG CCAATCAACCTGTTAAATACATCAGTAGAGTTGGCTCCTCCAGGCAAGATCCCAGGCGGTGTTACAGAGATCCCATTCGAGATCCCGCTGCGGGCGCGGCAGGCCACGTCTCCGGGGTACCCGGGGCTGCTGGAGACCTACCATGGGGTGTTTGTCAATATTATGTACACACTCAAGTGCGGGATGAAGAGGTCTTTCCTGAATAAGCCGTTGAATGCCAGCTGCCAGTTTTTTGTGCAACATAGACAT CAAGAGCCCCCAGTAGTGAAGCCAGTGCGCTGTGAGATCAGCCCGGCCTCCGTccgcgccggcggcggcgcgcgcgccccCATGCCCGCCTTCACCATCTACGCTGAGATCGACTCCACGGTCTGCCCGCTAGACAAGCCCCTCACCGGCAAG ATTCGCGTGGACGAGTGCTCTGTGCCGATCAAGTCCATCGAGCTGCAGCTGGTACGAGTTGAGACCTGCGGAGATTCTGAAGGGTTTTCGAGGGATG CAACGGAGATCCAGAACATCCAAGTAGGAGAAGGTGACGTAGCGCGATCGAGGGACATCCCTCTGTACATGGTGTTGCCGAGACTCTTCACCGCACCCACAACCGCAACCGTGCACTTCAAAATCG AATTTGAATTGAACATCGCCGTGATTTTTGAAGATGATTATTTAGTGACAGAAAATTTTCCTATACTGCTTCTGCGAAGTAGATAG